One Ilumatobacter fluminis genomic window, TTGGTCAGCGGCGCGGCACCACTTCGGCGCCCGGTTCCTCGGGCTCGTCGTCGACCATCTCGGCGGGGAAGCCCTGGCCCAGGACGTCGAGGCCGGTGGCGTCCTCGAGACGGCGGATGATGTTCGGCGACCATTCACGGTCGCCGTAGCGGGCGGCGCCGTCCTGGAACACCCGGATCAGTTCCGGGTTGAGATCGAGCGGCACGTCGTGCCGGTCGGCCACGGTCTGGAACAGTCCGATGTCCTTCAGCACGAGGTCCATCGTGAAGCTGATGTCGCGCGATCCGTTGAGGATCACCTGGCTCTCGGTTTCGTGCACGAACGAGTTGCCGCTCGAGATCCGGATCGCCTCGTACGTCGTGTTGAGGTCCATCCCGGCAGCGGCCGCCGTCGTGAGGGCCTCGGTGATGGCGACGAGGTTCGCCGTCGCGAGATAGTTCGTCACGACCTTGAGGACCGACGCCGTGCCGAGCGGCCCGGTGTGGAGCACCCGTCGTCCGAGCACGGTGAGCAGCGGCAGGATCCGCTCGAACGTGTCGCGGTCGCACCCGGCGAAGATCGAGATGTTGCCGGTATCGGCACGATGGCATCCACCCGACACGGGGCAGTCGACGGGGTGCGCTCCCGCTGCTTCCACGAGGGCGCCGAGGCGCCGGATCTCGGCCTCGTCGGTGGTCGACATCTCCATCCACACGGTGCCGGGCCGGATGCCGGCGAGGACGCCGTCGTCAGCCTCCATCACGGCGGCGCTGGTGGCGGGCGACGGGAGACACGTGACGATGACGTCGACGGCCGCCGCCAACTCGGCCGGTGAGTCGGCCCAGGTGGCGCCGCCGGTCAAGAATGCGGTTGCGGCGTTCCGGTCGAGGTCGCGGACGGTGAGTGCAGCACCGTTGCGGAGCAGCGATCCGGCGAGCTTGCCGCCGACGTTGCCGAGACCGATGAACCCCACCGTCGGCAACCCGCTCACCAGTCACCTCGTCGACGGTCGGGCGAGCACGGGTTCACGGGCGCGACGCAGCACGCGCCGAGATGAAGCGGGGGCATGCCGAGATCATCGCGCACCGCGACTCGCCCAACGCGATGAAGGCGTGAACAGTGTGCGCACCCGGTGCGCAAACCGTTCACGCCTTCGCTCGGGACCGACAACATGCTCGTTCTGATTGCGGACGGAATGTGTCCGCATGGGTTCGTACGGTGGCAGCCGTCCAACCAACCCATGCAGAAAGAGGACACCTCATGTTCCACCCCTCCGACTTCCCCGAGCCCACGATGGTGCCGGTCAACGGCATCGAACTGGAGGTGTTCGAGGCCGGCGCCGAGCACGCCGGCCGACCGATCGTGCTGTTGCACGGCTGGCCCGAACACGCCTTCTCGTGGCGGCACCAGATCCCGGCACTCGTGGAGGCCGGCTACCACGTCATCGTCCCGAACCAGCGCGGCTACGGCAACTCGTCGGTGCCGGCCGATGTCGGGGCCTACGACATCGAGCACCTCGCCGGTGACCTCGTCGGTCTGCTCGACCATTACGGCTACGACGACGCCACGTTCATCGGACACGACTGGGGAGCGATGGTCGTGTGGTGGATGACGCTGCTGCATCCGCAGCGGGTGAAGCAGATCGTCGCGCTCAGCATGGCCTACATGGACCGCGGTGATCAGCCGTGGGTCGAGGCGATGGAACAGATGCTCGGCAGCGACTTCTACTTCGTCGACTTCAACCGCCGACCGGGTGTCGCCGACGCCGTCCTCGACGACAACCCGAGTCGGTTCCTCGGCAACCTGTTCCGTCAGAACGTGCCGCTCGCTCCGCCCGAGCCGGGCAACGCCATGGTGAACCTCGCCACCTCCGACACGGCACCGGGTGACCCGATCATGAGTGACGACGAACTCGACGTGTTCGTGCGGGCGTTCGAGACGTCGGGCTTCGGCGGTGGCATCAACTGGTATCGCAACGTCGATCGCAACTGGCACCTGCTCGCCGACGCCGATCCGATCATCCGCCAGCCGGCACTGATGATCACCGGCACCCGCGACATGGTGGCCGGCAACCCCCGCCTCACCGAGTTCGTCCCCCACGTGACGGAGGCCGCGCTCGACTGCGGTCACTGGATCATGGACGAACAGCCCGACGCCACCAACCACCTCATCCTCACCTGGCTCACCTCGACCAATGCGTGAAGGCCAATGCGTGAACAAACTGCGGAACAGTTCCGCAGTTTGTTCACGCCTTCGCCAACCCCGGGCCGGTCGGGGCGGGAGTCAGAGGGCGGTGCGCCAGGGGTTCATGTCGAGGCCCGGGTAGCGGGCGCCCATGGCATCGACCGTGGCGGCGTTCCAGTACGGATGGCCGGGGCGGGGGATGCCGAACAGCGCCAGGTCCTCGGGCGTCTTGCCCTGCACGAAGTCGGCGAACAGCGGGTTGCCGCCGAGACGGCCGAAGGCGTCGTAGCTGAACCAGTCGGCAGAGGCCGGCCGGAATCCGATCACGAGCACCGCCCGTGACGCGTCCGGTCGGGTGAAGTCGGAGCCGCGGTGCCACACGTCGGAGCGGTAGGCGAGCAGGGTGCCGCGGGCGCCGGTGGCGGCGATCTCGTGGTCGTACATGTCGTCGGGCGACCCGGTCGATCGGCTGCGCGGCACGAGCCGTGGCGGAGCGCAACCGTCGTCGACATCGGTCAGGAACAGGAACGTCTCCATGTGCCAGAAGCCCGGCTCCATGCGCGGCGGCAGGAGCGAATGGTTGCCGTCCTGGTGGAGGGGTTGTTCGTAGTTGACCGCCCCCGCCCACTTGGCCCACGAGGCTGCCTGGTAGATCCGCACGTCATCGTCGCCCAGGGCGCGTCCGGCGAAGGCTGCGATCCGCGGGTGGACGAAGAGGTCGTTCAGCCGGGGGCAGCCCGGCATCGGGAAGCCCCGCATGCCGTCGAACTGGGTGGCCCGGAACCGCTTGCCCGTCGGATCACCGTCGCCGAACTTGCTGGCCTGGTTGTAATCGTCGAAGGTGTCGCCGCCGTACAGGGCTTCGAGTTCGGGCGTCGCCGCATCGATGTCACCGACGGGAACGAGGCCGTCGACGATCGCGAACCCTTCCTCCCGCCACTGCTGCGCCGCCGCATCGAGTTCATCGCCCACGCCGACACTCTCCCACGTGCCGTGCTGCCTCGTTCATGTCGGTCTCAGCTCCGTCACCTGAACTGAGCGCGACATGAACGGGGTGGGCCCGCTGCGGCTGGGGGTGGGGCGGTGTGGGACACTGTCTGGACGGCGGCAAGATCGCCGGTGAGTCCGTGCCGGGGGAGGCGCGGACGTCGTTTCGAACAGGAGTTGAGATGAGCGACACCCGAGCAACCAAGACCTTGTCGGAGTTCGATCCCGATTTCCGGACACCCGACCAGGAGATGGCCGAGCTCGGTGCCGAGGTGCCCGACGCCGCCGACCTCCTGATCAGCCAGATCAACCCGCACAACCCGCACCTGTTCGCCGAAGACCGCTGGCAGAGCCACTTCGATCGGCTGCGCGCCGAAGACCCGGTCCACTTCAACGAGATCGAGGCGGCGGGCCGGTACTGGTCGATCACCAAGTACCACGACCTCAAGGAGATCGAGGTCGACTGGAAGCGGTTCTCCAACTCGCCGAGCATCGTGCTCGGCCTGCCGATCGATCGTCTGCCACCCGAAGAGGAGCGGATCGTCACCTTCATCGCCATGGACCCACCGGAGCATCGCGATCAGCGACGCACGGTGACCCCGTCGGTGCAGCCGCGCAACCTCGAGAACGTCGAGCCGATGATCCGCGAGCGCACCGTCGAGGTGCTCGAGTCGCTGCCCGAAGGCGAGACGTTCGACTGGGTCGACACCGTGTCGGTCGAGCTGACCACCCGGATGCTCGCCACCCTGTTCGACTTCCCGTTCGACGACCGCCGCAAGCTGACCCGTTGGTCCGACGTCGTGTTCGCGATCCCCGAGCCTGGCGGCATCGTCGAGTCGCACGAGCAGCGTCGTGACGAACTGATCGAGTGCGTCGAGTACTTCAGCCGGCTGTGGGACGAGCGCCGAGGCAATCCCGGTCACGACTTCGTGTCGATGCTCGCGAACGGCGAAGCAACGAAGGACATGTCGCCGCTCCAGCACCTCGGCAACCTGCTGCTCCTGATCGTCGGTGGCAACGACACGACCCGCAACACCATGTCGGGCAGCGTGTACGGGCTCAACAAGTTCCCCGAGCAGTACGACAAGCTGATCGCGAACCCCGAGCTGATCCGCAGCATGGTCCAGGAGATCATACGGTGGCAGACGCCGCTGCCGTACATGCGGCGTACCGCGACCGAAGACGTCGAGTTCCACGGCAAGCAGATCCGCAAGAACGACCAGGTCCTGCTGTGGTACATCTCCGCGAACCGCGACACCGACGTGTTCGAGAACCCCGACGTCATCGACATCGAGCGGGCCAACGCCGACCAGCACCTCTCGTTCGGCTACGGCATCCACCGCTGCATGGGCAGCCGCCTGGCCGAGATGCAGCTGCGCATCCTCTGGGAAGAAATCCTCGACCGCTTCGAGAAGATCGAGGTCATGGCCGAGCCGAAGCGCACGTTCTCGTCGTTCGTGCACGGCTACACCGAACTGCCGGTGCAGATCCGCCACAAGTGACCCGACCGCCGGGTCGGCCGGCGCTGTGTCAGCCCGGCCCGGAGCTGGCCGTGCGTGACAGGGCTCCGCGCAACGGTTCGCGGGTCACACCCTTCGACACGCTGAGTCGGTAGGGGCCGCCGACGATCGCGACGTTGGCGAGTGCCAGGTCGCGTGCGAGCCGCCAGACCGCGCGCGGCGTGAGTTCGTGGAGGACGTGGGAGGCGGCGACGACCAGGTCGTCGTCGGTGAGGCGTTCGAGCGTCGAGGTCGAGAGTTCGGCATCGACGACGACCTCGATGCGTTCCTCGTCACGGTCGATCGGCCCGAGGAGATCGTCGGCGACTGCGCCGTCGGGCACGACGAGCAGGAGGGGGAGTTCCTCGGCGGATGCTGCACGCCGTCCGACGTCGAACGCGAGGCCGGCGTCCTCCCGTCGCCAGTCGGTGTCGGTTCGGCCGACCGCGACGACGAGCCGGTTCCACGGTCGGGTCACCTTCACGGCCATCGACGGGACGGGACACGTTTCGCCGATCGTGTCGATGTCGTTGCCGAACAGGTAGTCGGCGGCGAAGCTCGGCCCGTCCCATGCGAGCACCACGAGCGACGCCTCCTGCTCGTCGACCAGCGCGACGGTGCCGTCGGCGAACGAGTCGTCGATGCGGACGAGGCCGTCGGAGTCGAGCCCACGAGCGGCGACGGCGGCCGCCACCTCACGAACCCGTGCGAGCGCCACCTCGCGGTGGTCGCGTTCGGTGATGGCGAACGGTGAGACGAGACCGTTGTCGCCGTCTGCGATCAGTTCGGCGAGTCGGATCGGCGCGTCGATCGAGTCGGTCGGTGCCCGAACGTCGAGCAGCACGTTCGAGCCGAGGGCCCGTGTGTCGCTCTCCGGCTTCGGGACCCGCCGTGCGAAGAACCGGGTGCCGTACGACGTGATGAGTGCGGTGGCGACGATCGCGATGACGGAGGCGTTGACGATGATCTGTTCGAACATGCCGAGCGAGAGGCCGACCTGGGCGATCGCGAGCGTCGACGCCGCCTGACCGAACGACAGCGACGACATCATCCCGATCTCGTTGCCGGTGAAGCCGAAGATGGCGCCGGTGATGCCGGCCGCCACACACTTGCCGACGATCACGAAGGCGGTGAAGACGAGACCGAGCAGCAGGGTGTCACGATCGATCAGCAGCGCCGGGTCGATGTTGAGGCCGATCGAGACGAGGAACGTCGGGACGAACACGGCGGTGCCGACGAACTCGAGTCGTTCCATGAGCGACCCGCGGTTCGGGACCAGCCGGTTGAGTCCGAGACCGGCGAGGAACGCGCCGATCAGACCCTCGACGCCTCCGATCAGTGCGACGCACGCGCCGGCCGACATGGCGGCGAGGGCGAACACGAAGCGCTGCATCCGTGAACGGCCGACACGGACGAAGAAGCGCTCGCCGATCTTGGGGAGCAGCCAGAGGCAGAACCCGACGAGGACGGGGAGAGCGATGAGGAGGGGCAGCGTCGGGTCGGGCGTGCTCGGTTCGAAGTCGAACGTCGACAGGTCGATGTCGGTGAGGTCGAACAGTTCGCCGTCGAACGGGGCCGGGAGTGGGTCGCTCTCGATGACGGTCGTCGACGTGACGAAGGCCAGCACGGTGAGCGACAGCAGGTCGGCGACGACACCAGCCGACACGGCGGCGCTCGCCGCACGGTTGTTCTGCAGCCCCGCCGTCTGGATCTCGGGATAGGCGACGAGGGTGTTCGACGCCCACATCGCGCCGACGAGCGCTGCCGGCAACAGGCCGACCCCGAACGCGGCCATCATCACGATCGCGGCCAGGAGGAACGGGATGAAGAAGCCGAGCAACCCATACGCGATGGCGCTCGTCCGATTCTCCTGGAAGGCGCGGATGTCGAACGAGATGCCCGCCAGGAACATCAGGTACAAGATGCCGATCGCACCGAGATCGTCGACGAGCCCGCCGGCGCTGATCCAGTCGAGCACGTACGGCCCGAAGAGGGTGCCACCGAAGATCAGCCCGACGATGCCGGGGACTCGGAACCGCTCGGCAACGATCGGCCCGAGCAGCACCGTGACCAACAGGATCAGCAGGGTCGCCTCGACCGTGCCGACCAACACTCCGTTCACTCGCCCCTCCTCGTGCGCCGGTCGGCGCTGCCGGCCGAACGCTAGTGCGGCGAACCGATGCGAACGGACGATGTGAGCGTGCGCGACCGCCGCTGGCGACGACGGACGGACGGTGCCCGCGCGGTACCTGTCGTATAACGCTGGACGCTCTCGGCGATTTGCTTTAGCGTCGTCCTCGGCCGGCGGCGGACGTCGGTCAGGCGGAACAGGGAAATGGGGAGGGCGCCATGCGCGTCTCTGGTATCAAGGCGGCGCTGTTCGGTGCTGCCGGGGCGGGTCTCGTGATCGCGGGTGCAGTCCCCGTGCTGTCGGAGAATCCGGAGCGGGTGGCAGCCGAAACGCTCCAACCGATCGATCCGCAGGATCCGACCGAGCACGGCGACAGTCCGGTCGACGGCCTCGAGTACGCCGACCCGACCGAGGCACTCGGACTGGTCGACGCCCCGGAACCGAACCACGAAGGCACGGCGACGCTGTCGTTCCCGATCGACGTTCCACCGGGCCACGGCATCACCCCCGAGCTCGTGGTGAGCTACGACTCCTCCGGCGGCAACAGTTGGATGGGCGTCGGCTGGGACCTCGGCGTCGGCGAGATCGCCGTCGATACCAGCTTCGGCGCGCCGCATTTCAGCGCCACGCACGAGAGCGAGTCGTACTCGCACGACGGCGACCTGCTCGTTCCGAACGCCAACGACGCTGCATGGGAAGCGCGCACGGGCCAGACCCGTCGCGACTTCACCCATCAGGTGGAGGAGGACTTCGCCGAGATCATTCGCCACGAAGGCGCTGGCGGCCCGGCGAACTACTTCTGGGAAGTCCGCGAGAAGGACGGTGGCGTGAAGTGGTACGGCGCCACCCCCGACGACGGTGGGCCGGCACCGTCGGTCGCTCCGACGCTCGACGAGAACTCGGTGGTGCGGGACGAGAACGGCAACATCGTCCGCTGGCTCCTGTCGGCGGAACGCGACATCGGCGTCAATCTGATCCGGTACGAGTACGACATCCAGGACTACACGTTCGGCTCGAACGGCTGGGAGGCGGTGTCGAGCTGCAATCCCGCCGACGACGTCTGCGGCCAGCACCCGTACCTCGATCGCATCATCTACACCGACGCCACCAGCGTGATCACCGGCTTCAACGGCGCGCCGTACGAGATCGACTTCATCCGCGAGAGCGAGATGCCCGGCAAGAGCCTGCCGGTGCGCATCGACCCCGACGTCAACGCTCGCCTCGGCTACGTCGACGTCACCGCCGACCGCCTCGCCCGCATCGACATCTCGTGGGGTGCTCCGCCGCGCACCGGCGCCCCGAGCGACTACACCGACCTCGCCGGCCGCTACGACTTCACGTACACCACCGGATGGTTCGGCAAGTCGCTGCTCGAGACCATCACACAAGGTGTGTCCGACCCCCACGTGCACACCATCGAGTACTTCAACGAGCTCGGCCCGGCCAACACCAATCCCACCACTGGATGGGACGGTGCCTCCGAGTGGACGACGACCGACGAGGTCGACGTCGTCGACTTCAGTACCGAGTGGGACGTCTCGTTGCTCGGCGGTTCGGTCAGCAACGCCGGTTCCGGCAACATCTACATCGGCTTCAACCCGGCGGCGCCGTCGAAGACCGGCTCGTTCGGTGTCGGCCTCGAACTGAGCGGGAGCGACACCGATGCCGTCGCCGAGTGGGTCGACCTCAACGGCGACGGACTGCCCGACAAGGTCTTCCTCGACGGCAGCGCCGTGAAGTTCCGTCTCAACACCAGCGGAGCGAACGGCACGCCCGGCTTCGGGGGTGATCTCGGGACGGCTCCTGGTATCGACTCGCTGTCGAAGGACTCCGACTTCGCGTTCCAGATCTCCGGCGAGGCGTACCCGCTGGTCGCCCTGGGAGTCGGGACCGGCCTGTCGTTCTCGTGGTCGAGCCACTATTTCTCCGACGTCAACGCCGACGGACTGGTCGACTTCGTCAGCGGTGGCTCGGTGCTGTTCAATCACCTCGACGCATCCGGGGTGCCGACGTTCTCAGCCGACAGCGGCGACACGGTCGTCCCGCTGGAGCCCGCGGCGCTTCCGGTGATCTCGAGCGAGCAGTTGGAAGAGATCAACGAGCAGTTCGTCCTGCAGAATCCACCGATCGACACGGTTCGCCGATGGGTCGCACCCTTCGACGGCACCGTCGAGATCGACGCGACCGTCGCGCTCGACACGACCGGCGGGTCCTCCGTCGACGGTGTTCGGGTCGCCATCCAGCAGAACGGTTCCGAGGTGAGTGCGGCCACCCTCGACTCTGGTGGTACGACCTCGGCGTTCACCACGCCGATCACTCGCGCGGTCGCCGCGGGTGACCGCATCTACTTCAGGGTCGGGGCGAGGACCGACGGCCAGAACGACCTGGTCGACTGGGACCCGACGATCACGTATCAGGGCGTCGGTTGGAGCGCCGACGCCAACGGCTTGTCGCAGACCACCTACGACGCAGGCAGCGACTTCACCTTGGCCGGTCGCCCCGACGACACCGTCGCCATGCCGTTCGCCGGCACGGCGATCGTGAACGGCACGATCGACGTCGGTGCAGCGCTCACCGACGGCATCGACGTCGTCGTCGTTCGCCACGTCGCTTCGCTCAGCGGATCCGAGGTCGTCACCTCGCCGGCTGGACCGGTCGTCGCGGCCACCATCACCGCCGGGAGCACCGGCGTCACCAACTTCACGACGAGCGTCCCCGTCTCGGTGGCCAACCAGACCTCGGGCAGCGACACGATCGTCGTCGCCGACCGCCTGGAGGTGTACGTCGCTGCCGACTCCCCGGTCGACCTGGGCCAGATCGACTGGGACGCGACCATCACCTACGACGAGTCGCTCCCGGTCCTGCGCGCGGACGGCAGCGATGCGAGGCAGACGCCGCAGGGAGATCCGTCACCGAGCCCCCTCTTCGAGCACCCGGTTCGTCCTCACACCGAGTTCTATCCGGGGCTCGACCCGGCGAGTCCAGCGGCGGCCACGTCACTGCCCGACTCGTTCACGGCCCGCCTCCGCGTGAACGCCCTGGCGGACGATCCCGGGAGCGCCGAAGCCGTCGTCACGTTCAAGAACACGAACGGCATCGTTAAGTACACACGGTCGCTCACCGACGACAGCAACGACGAGTTCGGAGTCGACCTCAGCTCCATCAGTGGTGCCGACTACTTCGTCGACATCTCCGTCCGCAACGGGACGTTCACCCGGGGCGGCCTCGACCTCGTCCACTTCGATCGCGAGACGTCCCCCGACAACTGGACCTCGATCGACAGCCGGTTGCGATGGACCGGGCTCCAGGGGATCTTCCCCCTCTCGTACCGTGGCTGGGGTGTTGCCGGCTACACGGCCGCCGACTCGCTCGCCACGAGCGCGATCGTCGAGTCCGCGTTCGAGATCGACGACAGCCAGTTCAACGAGTCCACGCCGGTGTCCGAACCCGACCGTGGCGACGTCAGCCTCGACGAATCGTCGGCCGAGCCCGCCTACGCGTTCATCCCCGCCCCGCAGTCGGGCGATGGCACCCCGAGTGATCCGTTGGTGCCCGACCGGTGGAACGGGCCGCGCGAGGAGATCTGGGCGGACGGCACGAGCGCTCGCACGTCGCGCCTCATCACCGACGTCTCATCGCTGACCGACCTCGGTTCGTCGTCCGGATCGGGCCAGCGTTCCGCGCCGACCCGACTCGGCATCGGCGGGCCTGGGCTGACCCTCATGTTCGGTGCGGGTCCGTTCGGTGCGTCGGCCGGCCTCTCGCCGTCGTGGGGCATCACCGACTTCGAAGACCTCAACGGTGACGGCTACCCGGACGTCGTGTCCGCAGGCAGCGTGACCTACACCGACCAGCTCGGTGGCTACGTGGCATCGCGCGACGTCGACGGCACCGACGTCACCAATCAGGACCTGACCTTCTCGGTGAGCGGCGGTCTCGACTCCGGCATGGTCGACATCATCCCGAACTCGAAGGGGTCGACGAACGCGACGACCGGACCGTCCGCAGCCAAGGGACAGGATGCCTCCGACGAAGGCCCGGCCTACTCGATCGGCGTGTCGGGCGGTGGAGGCTTCTCCTGGTCCTCCCCGAACGCGTCCGGCGGCGACGACGGACCGGGCGACGGCGACAACGCCGCCCAGTTCGGCGAGCTCGAGGCCGACGCCGGTGACGGCGGCGCGGCGATCCAACGAGCCCTGTCCGACGTCAACGGCGACGGCATCGCCGACCGCGTGTACACCGACGCCCAAGGCGTCTGGGTCCACTACGGCCTCGGCTACGGCTTCACCGAGAACTCCATCAGGTTGGGGACCGGCGGCTTCGAGAGTCGCGAGAGCGCCTCCGGTGGCGCCGGCCTCGGCTTCTCCCTCCCGTACGGGGAGTTCGGCGGCGGGATCAACTTCCTGTGGAACTCCGACTGGAACCGCTACGGCTGGATCGACCTCAACGGTGACGGCATCCTCGACCAGTTCCATCGCATCGGTGAGAGCGACGTCAAGGTGCGCTTCGGCACCGGCAGCGGCCTGCTCGGAGCGATCGACTACGGCGACCTCGTGAACGTCGAGCTGTCGCCGGGCATCACGTCGAACCAGCACTTCGCGCTCGACCAGGCGTCGGGCATCGGCGGCGGCGTCAGCGCCACCGCCTACATCGGACCCCTGTGTCTCGTGGCGTGCTACCTCGTGATCGGCGGCGGTGGCGGCTACAACCAGACCCAGACGACGTCGACGGTCGAGATCGAGGACATCAACGGTGACGGGTTCGCCGACGTGCTCAGCTCGACCAACGACAACGCCGTGACGGTGGCCCTCAACAAGCAGGGCAAGACGAATCTGCTCAAGTCGGTCACCAACCCGCTCGGCGGCTCGTTCAGCGTCGACTACCGACGCGACGGCAACACGACGACGCACCCCGACTCGATCTGGGTGCTCAGCGAGATCGTCGAAGACGACGGCCGTGACGCCGGTGGCCCCGACGACGCTGCCGGCGACGGTGACGACGTCTACAAGCAACGCATCACCTACGGCGACCTCGGCTACTCGCGAGTGCACCGCGACTCGCTCGGCTACGGCGCGGTCCGGATCGAAGAACTCGACGACGCCGACGGTCTGCTCCGGGCCACCGAGCACACCTACCTCAACGACAGCATCTTCTCCGCCGGTCTGCTGACCGAGGTGACCTTGATCGACGCCGACGGCACGACCGAGGTTCGCGGCTCGACGGTGGAGTACCAGTTCCTCGACGTGCTTGCCACCGGCGGCGACCCGCACGACCCGGCAGTGCTGACCCCGAGCGTCGTCGGCGAGACCGACACCGTCGGATCGCGGGGACGCTCGATCGCCCCGCTCGCCACCGCACACAGCGAGTACTGGTACGACGGCGGCTCGAAGATCTTCGAGTGGCGGATCGAGTACGTCTTCGACGGCCTCGGCAACGTCCTCGAGGAGCGCGACCTCGGCGATCTCGCCATCGCGGGCGACGAGCTGACGACCACGCTCTTGTACAGCGCCTGTGATATCACCGGTGCCACCGGCAACGGCTGCCTGGCCGATCAGGTTGCCGCGGCCGGTGTCGTGCCGTCACCGTTCCAGTCGCCCGGCACCTGCATCAACTGGGCCAGCTACCCCGGAGCGATCACCGTCACCGACTCGACCGGCGTGGTGCGAGCACGCTCCGGCATGTCAGCGCTCTGCGACAACGGCGCCGTCACCGAGCAGCGCGTCACCGTGTCGCCCGGGATCGAGGCGATCACCAACATGACCGTCAACCAGTACGGCGACTACGAGCTGATCATGGCGCCTCCGGGCGAGGACGGCGATCGTTACACGGTGCGGTACACCTACGACGATGACCGCCACACCGACGTCGCGATGGTCGAGGAGTTCGATGTCCACCAGTCCGACGCGGCCGCTGCACTGGCGGGTGGGGTCGATCCGGCTCGCGACCAGGTCGGTATCACATCGACGGCGACGTTCGATCCGCTGTCGGGCCGGGTCGCCTCGCGCACCGACGCGAACGGCGCCACGCGTCGGTACGTGTACGACGAGCTGGGACGCAACGTCGAGATCTCGAACATCGCCGTCGGCGGTTCACCGACCGCGTTGATCACGATCGAGTACAACGCCAACGACCCCGCCTATGCGCACGCGATCGCACGTCACCAGGACATCTTCGACGGCAA contains:
- a CDS encoding SpvB/TcaC N-terminal domain-containing protein — encoded protein: MRVSGIKAALFGAAGAGLVIAGAVPVLSENPERVAAETLQPIDPQDPTEHGDSPVDGLEYADPTEALGLVDAPEPNHEGTATLSFPIDVPPGHGITPELVVSYDSSGGNSWMGVGWDLGVGEIAVDTSFGAPHFSATHESESYSHDGDLLVPNANDAAWEARTGQTRRDFTHQVEEDFAEIIRHEGAGGPANYFWEVREKDGGVKWYGATPDDGGPAPSVAPTLDENSVVRDENGNIVRWLLSAERDIGVNLIRYEYDIQDYTFGSNGWEAVSSCNPADDVCGQHPYLDRIIYTDATSVITGFNGAPYEIDFIRESEMPGKSLPVRIDPDVNARLGYVDVTADRLARIDISWGAPPRTGAPSDYTDLAGRYDFTYTTGWFGKSLLETITQGVSDPHVHTIEYFNELGPANTNPTTGWDGASEWTTTDEVDVVDFSTEWDVSLLGGSVSNAGSGNIYIGFNPAAPSKTGSFGVGLELSGSDTDAVAEWVDLNGDGLPDKVFLDGSAVKFRLNTSGANGTPGFGGDLGTAPGIDSLSKDSDFAFQISGEAYPLVALGVGTGLSFSWSSHYFSDVNADGLVDFVSGGSVLFNHLDASGVPTFSADSGDTVVPLEPAALPVISSEQLEEINEQFVLQNPPIDTVRRWVAPFDGTVEIDATVALDTTGGSSVDGVRVAIQQNGSEVSAATLDSGGTTSAFTTPITRAVAAGDRIYFRVGARTDGQNDLVDWDPTITYQGVGWSADANGLSQTTYDAGSDFTLAGRPDDTVAMPFAGTAIVNGTIDVGAALTDGIDVVVVRHVASLSGSEVVTSPAGPVVAATITAGSTGVTNFTTSVPVSVANQTSGSDTIVVADRLEVYVAADSPVDLGQIDWDATITYDESLPVLRADGSDARQTPQGDPSPSPLFEHPVRPHTEFYPGLDPASPAAATSLPDSFTARLRVNALADDPGSAEAVVTFKNTNGIVKYTRSLTDDSNDEFGVDLSSISGADYFVDISVRNGTFTRGGLDLVHFDRETSPDNWTSIDSRLRWTGLQGIFPLSYRGWGVAGYTAADSLATSAIVESAFEIDDSQFNESTPVSEPDRGDVSLDESSAEPAYAFIPAPQSGDGTPSDPLVPDRWNGPREEIWADGTSARTSRLITDVSSLTDLGSSSGSGQRSAPTRLGIGGPGLTLMFGAGPFGASAGLSPSWGITDFEDLNGDGYPDVVSAGSVTYTDQLGGYVASRDVDGTDVTNQDLTFSVSGGLDSGMVDIIPNSKGSTNATTGPSAAKGQDASDEGPAYSIGVSGGGGFSWSSPNASGGDDGPGDGDNAAQFGELEADAGDGGAAIQRALSDVNGDGIADRVYTDAQGVWVHYGLGYGFTENSIRLGTGGFESRESASGGAGLGFSLPYGEFGGGINFLWNSDWNRYGWIDLNGDGILDQFHRIGESDVKVRFGTGSGLLGAIDYGDLVNVELSPGITSNQHFALDQASGIGGGVSATAYIGPLCLVACYLVIGGGGGYNQTQTTSTVEIEDINGDGFADVLSSTNDNAVTVALNKQGKTNLLKSVTNPLGGSFSVDYRRDGNTTTHPDSIWVLSEIVEDDGRDAGGPDDAAGDGDDVYKQRITYGDLGYSRVHRDSLGYGAVRIEELDDADGLLRATEHTYLNDSIFSAGLLTEVTLIDADGTTEVRGSTVEYQFLDVLATGGDPHDPAVLTPSVVGETDTVGSRGRSIAPLATAHSEYWYDGGSKIFEWRIEYVFDGLGNVLEERDLGDLAIAGDELTTTLLYSACDITGATGNGCLADQVAAAGVVPSPFQSPGTCINWASYPGAITVTDSTGVVRARSGMSALCDNGAVTEQRVTVSPGIEAITNMTVNQYGDYELIMAPPGEDGDRYTVRYTYDDDRHTDVAMVEEFDVHQSDAAAALAGGVDPARDQVGITSTATFDPLSGRVASRTDANGATRRYVYDELGRNVEISNIAVGGSPTALITIEYNANDPAYAHAIARHQDIFDGNDLAGADDGAGDDTTATIDTVTFVDGLGRITQTKRDARIVAPGETVPRNTRQVTGSARFDQYARPVVEFGPVADDGPAGSFTTAAFDGNPTTLAYDVADFLTEVVEPGARTTTYEYPIEAPTTGDPVLGLTVETDPEGRVTTLAEDVRGFQHLVIETPPFGSDPAMTTRYVVTPLGETTQVIDSTGASTSYSFDMRGDTTSVTTPNSGLTTFEYDLAGRRAAKVNEMMRAAGTETSYGYDLDRLVTVDNPGLADDVVYEYGLDNSDGRFTAGRVKRIDDRTRIADNTYGPGGALVSQLVEVKRHNWDPTLTEEELEKFRWTTEWSYDGLGRIHTVRYPDAKTLGTVPSATSVAGLTAPDQLAGLIEEVDEPGELVVYDYDSGGMVRSIGGAEAGITYVEEPIDQFIDGVQTTVFVPRPIEHEYDYLIDRIYDHRLLSIEDQLGNSAVTTRVYDADTSWLTEIVTTSADPDPLVTDRVELQDIEYSFDVVGRPLTYENDLPFANRAINGGSTQQSFLYDGFGRIVGSAGTFKLKSDTEQRYTYGVEFTPAAPWNIVSKDQHDEYATLRPNGSDKKVWTTDETTYSFDRTLGTSGGPLHVVADERTDADGATQVYEYVYNSNGAIETMLATEETSIPSTGKGKGKKQQPSEPNEWDRTFSWNSLDQMTSADDGSELRIFAYNDAGELYIQDGNLLADDGTQLRESGAGPETIFLNDWVTIRAQKIYKHTWAGDDRLLVKMDTDFTYEDKQLYRHTDLVGSTNIVSDVQGRGFQRHEYLPSGEIWIDDHKEEIRTPFQFADGYYEDLFDLVLFGVRWYDTERELFLSPDPVLVNDVTALIDQPALGGAYTYAAGNGASIIDPSGERFFFAHQKNQVAAQIEANLKDVEDQGKTSTLAKGIGQALRAKQAEAKAAQERAELLDPNPLIEINLVKRTVKLGAPYGPRKKWELPDKSGPATDGTGDAAPPAGAGATGSNGQPDPGGTGAQPGQTSADTSNVDTSSSPAASNSSSSSDTSSNRSPSGSNGPSAEDSSSTG